A DNA window from Rhineura floridana isolate rRhiFlo1 chromosome 11, rRhiFlo1.hap2, whole genome shotgun sequence contains the following coding sequences:
- the ASB16 gene encoding ankyrin repeat and SOCS box protein 16, translating into MSKETFVFTSSTLRSLRLQREMLEWEDRRRAASHQCISRRYQPGARSLFSLPKPTRRPQYCRDPAVHNALYTGDLPRVRSIFKDETTANLIVETLNEELVWSAEMGLWVLTPQKKHTSPLRITAARGYGDCVKHLLLQGAEVDAVVGGKAALHDSCANHRAECTRLLLSYSANPNLLSGDGLAPLHLCTTQESLPCAQLLLEYGALINQSTRDRCATPLHVAAKHGLDDHVKLYLCYGANIAHRNREGETALNAACASADRPEEAGRYYRVVKRLLESGANVQTAGRKNHTPLHNACSNCHIRIVELLLQHGAEVNVSNCAGYTPVDCALQAVEDYLEGEPDRLIATLLNHGASPINPKMLKFCALSPQAMEIILNSYDRILSCDSWVGSVPLEMWQEHQMFYDSALCLVNQPRPLQHLARCAVRKQLGAQCHQGISQLKLPSSLQDYLYLPLEGYLK; encoded by the exons ATGTCCAAGGAAACATTTGTATTCACCTCTTCCACACTTCGTTCCCTGCGTCTGCAACGAGAAATGCTGGAGTGGGAAGACAGGCGGAGGGCTGCGTCTCACCAGTGTATAAGTCGGAGGTACCAGCCGGGTGCCAGGAGCCTCTTTTCTCTCCCCAAGCCCACCCGACGCCCTCAGTATTGCCGGGATCCTGCTGTTCACAATGCCCTGTACACAGGAGACTTGCCAAGAGTCCGGAGCATCTTTAAGGATGAAACTACCGCCAACTTGATTGTGGAGACCCTCAATGAGGAGCTGGTGTGGTCGGCTGAAATGG GGCTGTGGGTGCTGACCCCCCAGAAGAAGCACACTTCTCCATTGCGCATCACAGCAGCCCGGGGCTACGGGGACTGTGTGAAGCATCTACTCCTGCAAGGGGCTGAGGTTGATGCTGTTGTTGGTGGGAAAGCCGCCCTTCATGATAGCTGTGCCAACCACCGTGCAGAGTGCACCCGCCTGCTCCTCAGCTACAGTGCAAACCCCAACCTACTTTCAGGGGATGGGCTGGCCCCACTGCACTTGTGTACCACCCAGGAGTCTTTGCC atgtgccCAGCTGCTCCTGGAGTATGGGGCCCTCATCAACCAGAGCACAAGAGACCGTTGTGCTACCCCATTGCACGTGGCTGCTAAGCATGGCCTAGATGACCACGTGAAGCTCTATCTTTGCTATGGAGCAAACATTGCCCACagaaacagagagggagagacGGCTCTCAACGCGGCCtgtgccagtgcagacaggcccGAGGAGGCTGGCCGTTACTACCGGGTGGTGAAGCGGCTGTTGGAGAGTGGGGCCAATGTCCAGACAGCTGGCCGAAAGAACCACACACCCTTGCACAACGCCTGCAGCAACTGCCACATCCGGATTGTGGAGCTTCTGCTGCAACACGGGGCAGAAGTCAATGTTAGTAACTGTGCTGGCTACACACCTGTGGACTGTGCCCTACAAGCAGTGGAGGATTACCTGGAGGGGGAACCGGACAGGCTTATTGCCACCTTGCTCAACCATGGTGCATCACCTATCAATCCCAAG ATGCTAAAGTTTTGTGCCTTGTCACCTCAAGCTATGGAAATTATTCTAAATTCCTATGACCGGATCCTGTCCTGTGATTCTTGGGTGGGATCTGTGCCCCTTGAAATGTGGCAG gagcaccagatgTTCTATGATTCAGCCCTTTGCCTGGTGAATCAGCCACGCCCACTGCAACATCTAGCCCGCTGTGCTGTCCGGAAACAACTGGGGGCGCAATGCCATCAGGGCATTTCCCAGCTGAAATTGCCATCTTCTCTGCAAGACTACCTGTATCTCCCGTTGGAGGGCTATCTCAAATGA
- the HROB gene encoding homologous recombination OB-fold protein isoform X3, which translates to MACGLQKLFSVEADFEDEDFLLAVNDVEKQAVDPAPGILKSLRPISAGLRAPSSTIMPVSEGPRVPLSPVLQVQNCSRLKFGEGRYSSNVKRNQMTPLVTGFTVQKELASLPAECKSNYTSGTRFKFVKRPPAKLPAGSAPCDECDSELVLAACMDLEESDMQSDPGSFSSDCGSLGQIKDNSVATAKKPRVADSLTLTNPIGSETSQLKRAQNKPMVEVTEDFPPAETSPKLTLRPNVMGSSASQSNLWMSSSPGALSNFSCQTLQPVQASLHKPIPACNSPCLPMVRPCSSFQSAGTPQRPPKPWIPSQSCSVSRMANTGAQLLSAYGSSMTSAETPLAMPKVVGNLQTPVVTNHLVRLVTAANKTTEPTAHVPLRAKARRFPGPAGILPQQPDGKNLEEILITTPQTPTHGALAKLQMEEIPTSQQPIEDEFGRGPWVAMKTELGLDERNPSCFLRTYSIVMVLRKAALKQLPKNKVPKMAVMIKSLMRTNVDAGAVFKDPTGEMQGTIHRLLLEEKESEFKAGSVLLLKQVGVFSPSHRNHYLNVTPSNLVKIYPPGFSSGKPPQLCQETGEIMEMIQSQAVPEFQQDPAINAPSAMAAPDYRSGQGHEMDENGYQHESASDKGSPLIPVPGACEAGKSALSVPSPKAERTDADDLDQLLGELPDDFFSNFDVQSSL; encoded by the exons ATG GCCTGTGGTCTACAGAAGCTGTTTTCAGTGGAGGCAGATTTTGAAGATGAG GATTTCCTGTTGGCTGTGAACGATGTGGAGAAGCAAGCTGTGGATCCAGCTCCTGGCATCTTAAAAAGTCTTAGACCCATCTCAGCTGGGTTGAGAGCCCCCAGCAGCACTATCATGCCAGTATCTGAAGGACCAAGGGTGCCCTTATCCCCTGTCTTGCAGGTGCAAAACTGTTCCAGACTAAAGTTTGGGGAGGGCAGGTACTCCAGCAATGTCAAAAGAAACCAGATGACTCCTCTGGTGACCGGCTTCACAGTTCAGAAGGAGCTGGCATCCTTGCCAGCTGAATGTAAATCGAACTACACTTCAGGCACAAGGTTCAAGTTTGTGAAGAGACCTCCAGCTAAACTCCCCGCTGGGAGTGCTCCCTGTGATGAGTGTGACAGCGAGCTTGTATTGGCTGCTTGTATGGATCTGGAAGAGTCTGATATGCAGTCTGATCCAGGGTCTTTCAGCTCTGACTGTGGGTCTTTGGGCCAGATAAAGGACAATAGTGTGGCAACAGCCAAGAAACCACGAGTGGCAGATTCGTTGACATTGACCAACCCAATAGGTTCAGAGACCTCACAGTTGAAAAGGGCTCAGAACAAACCCATGGTAGAGGTCACTGAAGACTTCCCCCCAGCAGAGACTTCTCCAAAGTTGACTTTGAGGCCCAATGTCATGGGGTCTTCTGCATCTCAGTCTAACCTATGGATGAGTAGCAGCCCAGGTGCCCTTTCAAACTTCAGTTGCCAAACACTTCAGCCTGTTCAAGCTTCTTTGCATAAACCCATTCCTGCATGCAACAGCCCATGCTTGCCTATGGTTAGACCCTGCTCTTCCTTTCAGTCAGCAGGTACCCCGCAAAGACCACCCAAACCGTGGATACCCAGCCAGAGCTGTTCTGTGTCTAGGATGGCCAATACTGGTGCTCAGCTCCTTTCTGCATATGGTTCCTCAATGACATCTGCAGAGACCCCACTTGCCATGCCTAAAGTTGTTGGAAACCTCCAGACACCTGTGGTCACCAACCATCTTGTCCGCTTGGTCACGGCAGCAAACAAGACAACAGAGCCAACAGCCCATGTTCCTTTGCGGGCTAAGGCTCGTCGCTTCCCAGGGCCTGCAGGCATTCTGCCACAGCAG CCTGATGGGAAAAACCTGGAAGAGATTCTCATTACAACGCCACAGACACCAACTCATGGGGCTCTAGCAAAGCTACAAATGGAG GAAATACCTACTTCGCAACAGCCAATAGAAGATGAATTTGGAAGAGGCCCTTGGGTGGCCATGAAAACTGAGCTGGGATTGGATGAGAGAAATCCATCTTGCTTCCTAAGGACTTACAGCATTGTTATGGTGCTTCGTAAG GCAGCTCTGAAGCAACTTCCAAAGAACAAGGTTCCAAAAATGGCAGTGATGATTAAGTCGCTGATGCGGACTAATGTTGACGCAGGTGCTGTGTTCAAAGACCCTACTG GAGAAATGCAGGGCACGATACATCGCCTGTTGCTGGAGGAGAAAGAGAGTGAATTTAAGGCTGGGTCAGTCCTTCTGCTAAAGCAG GTCGGCGTGTTCTCCCCGTCCCATCGCAACCACTACCTCAATGTGACGCCCAGTAACTTAGTGAAGATATATCCTCCAGGATTCAGCAGTGGGAAGCCCCCTCAGTTATGCCAAGAGACTGGGGAAATAATGGAGATGATACAGTCACAG GCTGTGCCAGAATTCCAGCAGGATCCTGCCATCAATGCCCCATCTGCCATGGCTGCACCAGATTACAGGAGTGGACAAGGACACGAGATGGATGAGAACGGCTACCAGCATGAATCAGCTTCAGATAAAGGGTCACCATTGATACCTGTACCAGGGGCCTGTGAAGCAGGCAAATCAGCTTTGAGTGTACCATCCCCAAAGGCTGAAAGAACGGATGCAG ATGACCTAGACCAGCTTCTTGGAGAACTACCTGATGACTTCTTCTCCAACTTCGATGTCCAAAGCAGCCTATGA
- the HROB gene encoding homologous recombination OB-fold protein isoform X1: MSFPSEETWIAETNQRRKLDARALRQMACGLQKLFSVEADFEDEDFLLAVNDVEKQAVDPAPGILKSLRPISAGLRAPSSTIMPVSEGPRVPLSPVLQVQNCSRLKFGEGRYSSNVKRNQMTPLVTGFTVQKELASLPAECKSNYTSGTRFKFVKRPPAKLPAGSAPCDECDSELVLAACMDLEESDMQSDPGSFSSDCGSLGQIKDNSVATAKKPRVADSLTLTNPIGSETSQLKRAQNKPMVEVTEDFPPAETSPKLTLRPNVMGSSASQSNLWMSSSPGALSNFSCQTLQPVQASLHKPIPACNSPCLPMVRPCSSFQSAGTPQRPPKPWIPSQSCSVSRMANTGAQLLSAYGSSMTSAETPLAMPKVVGNLQTPVVTNHLVRLVTAANKTTEPTAHVPLRAKARRFPGPAGILPQQPDGKNLEEILITTPQTPTHGALAKLQMEEIPTSQQPIEDEFGRGPWVAMKTELGLDERNPSCFLRTYSIVMVLRKAALKQLPKNKVPKMAVMIKSLMRTNVDAGAVFKDPTGEMQGTIHRLLLEEKESEFKAGSVLLLKQVGVFSPSHRNHYLNVTPSNLVKIYPPGFSSGKPPQLCQETGEIMEMIQSQAVPEFQQDPAINAPSAMAAPDYRSGQGHEMDENGYQHESASDKGSPLIPVPGACEAGKSALSVPSPKAERTDADDLDQLLGELPDDFFSNFDVQSSL; encoded by the exons ATGT CTTTTCCGTCTGAGGAAACCTGGATAGCGGAGACAAACCAGCGCCGGAAGCTTGACGCCCGCGCGTTAAGACAAATG GCCTGTGGTCTACAGAAGCTGTTTTCAGTGGAGGCAGATTTTGAAGATGAG GATTTCCTGTTGGCTGTGAACGATGTGGAGAAGCAAGCTGTGGATCCAGCTCCTGGCATCTTAAAAAGTCTTAGACCCATCTCAGCTGGGTTGAGAGCCCCCAGCAGCACTATCATGCCAGTATCTGAAGGACCAAGGGTGCCCTTATCCCCTGTCTTGCAGGTGCAAAACTGTTCCAGACTAAAGTTTGGGGAGGGCAGGTACTCCAGCAATGTCAAAAGAAACCAGATGACTCCTCTGGTGACCGGCTTCACAGTTCAGAAGGAGCTGGCATCCTTGCCAGCTGAATGTAAATCGAACTACACTTCAGGCACAAGGTTCAAGTTTGTGAAGAGACCTCCAGCTAAACTCCCCGCTGGGAGTGCTCCCTGTGATGAGTGTGACAGCGAGCTTGTATTGGCTGCTTGTATGGATCTGGAAGAGTCTGATATGCAGTCTGATCCAGGGTCTTTCAGCTCTGACTGTGGGTCTTTGGGCCAGATAAAGGACAATAGTGTGGCAACAGCCAAGAAACCACGAGTGGCAGATTCGTTGACATTGACCAACCCAATAGGTTCAGAGACCTCACAGTTGAAAAGGGCTCAGAACAAACCCATGGTAGAGGTCACTGAAGACTTCCCCCCAGCAGAGACTTCTCCAAAGTTGACTTTGAGGCCCAATGTCATGGGGTCTTCTGCATCTCAGTCTAACCTATGGATGAGTAGCAGCCCAGGTGCCCTTTCAAACTTCAGTTGCCAAACACTTCAGCCTGTTCAAGCTTCTTTGCATAAACCCATTCCTGCATGCAACAGCCCATGCTTGCCTATGGTTAGACCCTGCTCTTCCTTTCAGTCAGCAGGTACCCCGCAAAGACCACCCAAACCGTGGATACCCAGCCAGAGCTGTTCTGTGTCTAGGATGGCCAATACTGGTGCTCAGCTCCTTTCTGCATATGGTTCCTCAATGACATCTGCAGAGACCCCACTTGCCATGCCTAAAGTTGTTGGAAACCTCCAGACACCTGTGGTCACCAACCATCTTGTCCGCTTGGTCACGGCAGCAAACAAGACAACAGAGCCAACAGCCCATGTTCCTTTGCGGGCTAAGGCTCGTCGCTTCCCAGGGCCTGCAGGCATTCTGCCACAGCAG CCTGATGGGAAAAACCTGGAAGAGATTCTCATTACAACGCCACAGACACCAACTCATGGGGCTCTAGCAAAGCTACAAATGGAG GAAATACCTACTTCGCAACAGCCAATAGAAGATGAATTTGGAAGAGGCCCTTGGGTGGCCATGAAAACTGAGCTGGGATTGGATGAGAGAAATCCATCTTGCTTCCTAAGGACTTACAGCATTGTTATGGTGCTTCGTAAG GCAGCTCTGAAGCAACTTCCAAAGAACAAGGTTCCAAAAATGGCAGTGATGATTAAGTCGCTGATGCGGACTAATGTTGACGCAGGTGCTGTGTTCAAAGACCCTACTG GAGAAATGCAGGGCACGATACATCGCCTGTTGCTGGAGGAGAAAGAGAGTGAATTTAAGGCTGGGTCAGTCCTTCTGCTAAAGCAG GTCGGCGTGTTCTCCCCGTCCCATCGCAACCACTACCTCAATGTGACGCCCAGTAACTTAGTGAAGATATATCCTCCAGGATTCAGCAGTGGGAAGCCCCCTCAGTTATGCCAAGAGACTGGGGAAATAATGGAGATGATACAGTCACAG GCTGTGCCAGAATTCCAGCAGGATCCTGCCATCAATGCCCCATCTGCCATGGCTGCACCAGATTACAGGAGTGGACAAGGACACGAGATGGATGAGAACGGCTACCAGCATGAATCAGCTTCAGATAAAGGGTCACCATTGATACCTGTACCAGGGGCCTGTGAAGCAGGCAAATCAGCTTTGAGTGTACCATCCCCAAAGGCTGAAAGAACGGATGCAG ATGACCTAGACCAGCTTCTTGGAGAACTACCTGATGACTTCTTCTCCAACTTCGATGTCCAAAGCAGCCTATGA